One window of the Candidatus Methylomirabilota bacterium genome contains the following:
- a CDS encoding urease accessory protein UreD yields the protein MGPAPTAWWTGSVASCSSSPEAPSPLRTGRDGFLGLAFERRAGRTVLTGRRFTLPLQALEPVDLDGTGAATLLLLNPTGGVLGGDHLETRAELGAGSHVCLSTPSATRVYRSTGPVSVQRVIFRVGEGARLEYLPDHVILSPGARLVQSIEVELAPGASAILCDAWAVGRAARRETWGFHLLDSGMAARDSEGLVFKDRVILHGAQGWGGLGAAEGMAYVATVAALSPTYPGLDELASSLSTALDGSALDARAGVSVLARGGIVVRLLAPSAHALQRAIERAWAVCRAGLWGLEPLALRKM from the coding sequence ATGGGACCGGCGCCGACCGCGTGGTGGACTGGATCCGTCGCGAGCTGCTCTTCGAGCCCTGAAGCGCCGTCGCCCCTCCGCACGGGGCGCGACGGCTTCCTCGGTCTCGCCTTCGAGCGCCGCGCCGGGCGCACGGTCCTGACCGGCCGCCGCTTCACGCTGCCCCTGCAGGCGCTCGAGCCTGTGGATCTGGACGGTACGGGGGCGGCCACGCTGCTCCTCCTGAACCCGACGGGCGGTGTGCTCGGCGGCGACCATCTCGAGACGCGCGCGGAGCTCGGCGCGGGCAGCCATGTGTGTCTCTCGACGCCGAGCGCGACCCGCGTCTATCGCAGCACAGGGCCGGTCTCAGTCCAGCGCGTGATCTTTCGCGTGGGAGAGGGCGCCCGGCTCGAGTACCTGCCTGACCATGTCATTCTTTCCCCGGGGGCGCGCCTCGTCCAGAGCATCGAGGTCGAGCTGGCCCCGGGCGCCTCGGCCATACTCTGTGACGCCTGGGCCGTCGGACGCGCGGCCCGCCGCGAAACCTGGGGCTTCCACCTGCTCGACAGCGGCATGGCGGCGCGGGATTCGGAAGGACTGGTCTTTAAGGATCGCGTGATCCTGCACGGTGCGCAGGGTTGGGGAGGGCTTGGGGCCGCCGAGGGCATGGCCTATGTGGCGACGGTCGCCGCCCTCTCGCCGACGTACCCCGGCCTGGACGAGCTCGCCTCCAGTCTCTCGACCGCGCTTGACGGGAGCGCGCTAGACGCCAGAGCGGGGGTGTCCGTGCTCGCCCGCGGCGGCATCGTCGTGCGTCTTCTCGCGCCCTCGGCCCATGCCCTTCAGCGAGCCATCGAGAGAGCGTGGGCGGTGTGCCGGGCCGGCCTTTGGGGCCTCGAACCGCTCGCCTTGCGCAAGATGTAG
- a CDS encoding AtzE family amidohydrolase, translating to MSPLDATGMAAEVRARRVAARDLVASALERIRARDAQINAFTALIAESALRDAEAVDADMRAGKPVGPLAGVPFAVKNLFDVAGLTTLAGSKINAERPPAVRDATVVARLRRAGAILLGALNMDEYAFGFTTENTHYGPTRNPHDPARVAGGSSGGSAAAVAAGLVPLTLGSDTNGSIRVPAALCGIFGLKPTYGRLSRAGAALFGISFDHVGPLATSVRDLAIAYDVMQGADPADPVCAERPVEPCRARMDEGIRGLRIAVADGHFAMGGEPDVFAAVDRVAKSLGATRHVTVPEPHRARAAAMIITASEGANLHREDLKHRPMDFDPMTRDRFLAGALLPAGFYIQAQRFRAWYRERVREIFDSVDVLLAPTTPCPAPKIDQDTIMIAGVTVPSRAILGLYTQPLSFIGLPVISVPVAGSGPLPLGVQLIAAPWNEAALFRVAIALESAGAVGARLAA from the coding sequence GTGAGCCCTCTCGACGCGACGGGCATGGCGGCCGAGGTCCGCGCGCGCCGTGTGGCGGCACGCGACCTCGTGGCCTCCGCCCTCGAGCGGATCCGAGCGCGCGACGCGCAGATCAACGCCTTCACGGCTCTCATTGCCGAGAGCGCGCTCCGCGATGCCGAGGCCGTGGATGCCGACATGAGGGCGGGCAAGCCTGTCGGCCCGCTCGCCGGAGTTCCCTTCGCGGTCAAGAATCTCTTCGACGTCGCGGGCCTGACCACGCTGGCTGGGTCCAAGATCAATGCGGAGCGCCCGCCCGCGGTCCGGGATGCGACGGTGGTGGCACGGCTGCGCCGGGCCGGGGCCATTCTCCTGGGCGCCCTCAACATGGACGAGTACGCCTTTGGCTTCACCACCGAGAACACGCACTACGGCCCGACTCGCAATCCCCACGACCCCGCCAGAGTGGCCGGCGGCTCCTCGGGAGGCTCGGCCGCCGCGGTGGCGGCCGGGCTCGTGCCCCTGACCCTGGGCTCGGATACCAATGGCTCGATCCGCGTGCCCGCCGCGCTCTGCGGCATCTTCGGGCTCAAGCCTACCTATGGGCGTCTTTCCCGGGCCGGGGCGGCCCTGTTCGGCATTAGCTTCGACCATGTCGGTCCGCTGGCCACGTCGGTACGCGATCTGGCTATCGCGTACGACGTGATGCAGGGAGCGGACCCGGCCGATCCCGTGTGCGCCGAACGCCCCGTCGAGCCCTGCCGGGCGCGAATGGACGAAGGCATACGAGGACTGCGCATCGCGGTCGCCGATGGTCACTTCGCCATGGGAGGCGAACCCGATGTCTTCGCCGCCGTCGACCGCGTTGCGAAGTCACTCGGAGCCACGCGGCACGTGACCGTGCCCGAGCCACATCGCGCCCGCGCGGCGGCCATGATCATCACGGCCTCCGAGGGCGCCAACCTTCACCGGGAGGACCTCAAGCACCGGCCCATGGATTTCGACCCCATGACGCGCGACCGCTTCCTCGCCGGCGCGTTACTACCCGCCGGGTTCTATATCCAGGCCCAGCGCTTCCGGGCCTGGTACCGGGAGCGGGTACGCGAGATTTTCGATTCGGTGGACGTGCTGCTGGCCCCGACCACGCCATGCCCGGCCCCCAAGATTGACCAGGACACGATAATGATAGCGGGCGTGACGGTGCCGAGCCGGGCTATTCTCGGGCTCTACACGCAACCCTTGTCCTTCATCGGCCTGCCCGTGATCTCCGTCCCGGTGGCCGGATCTGGTCCCCTCCCGCTCGGCGTGCAGCTCATCGCCGCGCCCTGGAACGAGGCCGCCCTCTTTCGTGTCGCCATCGCCCTCGAGAGCGCCGGCGCCGTCGGCGCCCGACTTGCTGCGTGA
- a CDS encoding urease accessory protein UreF, translating to MSDPRLLSLLHFADSAFPTGGYAHSFGLETYCQQGHVRGREELERFLMAQLEGAVGPCDATAAVGTLRAAERGDLDACREIDVTLEAMKPVREFREGSRQMGRQTLRVAAALTGDPRIATYSADVDKGLVPGHHAVGYGLTAATLRWEAEAAATAYLYSTTALLIGAALRLLSMGQLEGQRVLWALHPVISRVAREAAGRGAHELWSFAPGIEMAGIRHATLEMRLFRS from the coding sequence ATGAGTGATCCACGACTCCTTTCATTGCTCCACTTCGCCGACAGCGCCTTTCCCACGGGGGGCTATGCGCACTCCTTCGGCCTCGAGACCTATTGCCAGCAGGGCCATGTCAGAGGACGCGAGGAGCTCGAGCGCTTCCTCATGGCGCAGCTCGAAGGCGCGGTCGGGCCGTGCGATGCCACGGCCGCCGTGGGGACCCTTCGAGCCGCGGAGCGCGGCGATCTCGACGCGTGCCGCGAGATCGACGTCACCCTGGAAGCCATGAAGCCCGTGAGAGAGTTCCGCGAGGGCAGCCGTCAGATGGGGCGCCAGACCCTCCGGGTGGCCGCCGCCCTCACCGGCGATCCGCGGATCGCGACATATTCGGCAGATGTCGACAAGGGCCTCGTGCCTGGCCATCACGCCGTGGGCTACGGGCTCACGGCCGCCACGCTCCGCTGGGAAGCGGAGGCGGCGGCGACGGCCTATCTGTATTCGACCACCGCCCTCCTCATCGGCGCGGCGCTGCGGCTCCTTTCCATGGGCCAGCTGGAAGGGCAGCGCGTGCTGTGGGCGCTGCATCCCGTCATCTCGCGCGTGGCCCGCGAGGCAGCGGGACGCGGCGCCCACGAGCTGTGGAGCTTCGCTCCGGGCATCGAGATGGCCGGCATCCGGCACGCCACCCTCGAGATGAGGCTCTTCCGCTCGTGA
- the ureC gene encoding urease subunit alpha yields MSLRLPRRQYADLYGPTVGDRVRLADTEILIEVERDFTVYGDEVKFGGGKVIRDGMGQSARATAAEGVLDLVITNALVLDHWGIVKADIGVRGGRIVGVGKAGNPDIQAGVTAGMIVGASTEVIAGEGRIVTAGGIDSHIHFICPQLVDEALSAGLTTLIGGGTGPATGTNATTCSAGAWNIHRMLEASDGLPINLGFLGKGNASRLDPLREQVAAGAIGLKLHEDWGTTPAAIDACLSVAEEMDVQVAIHTDTLNEAGFVEDSIKAFKNRTIHTYHTEGAGGGHAPDIIRVCGEPNCLPSSTNPTMPFTVNTMDEHLDMLMVCHHLNPKIPEDLAFAESRIRAETIAAEDVLHDLGAISMLSSDSQAMGRIAEVITRTWQTADKMKRQRGALPGDGRNDNARAKRYVAKYTINPAISHGISHEVGSIEAGKLADLVIWKPAFFGVKPELVLKSGLIVTAAMGDPNASIPTPQPVRYRPMFASYGGAVYSTSMTFVSKAALEDGVPTRLGLRKMISAARGCRGLSKADMVNNAYCPRIEVDPETYEVRADGELLTCEPARVLPMAQRYYLF; encoded by the coding sequence ATGAGCCTGAGGCTGCCGCGCCGCCAGTATGCCGATCTCTACGGCCCCACGGTCGGCGACCGGGTCCGGCTGGCCGATACCGAGATCCTCATCGAGGTCGAGCGCGACTTCACCGTCTACGGCGACGAGGTCAAGTTCGGAGGCGGCAAGGTGATCCGCGACGGTATGGGACAGTCCGCCCGCGCCACCGCCGCCGAGGGCGTCCTCGACCTCGTGATCACCAATGCCCTCGTGCTCGATCACTGGGGCATCGTCAAGGCCGATATCGGCGTGCGCGGCGGCCGTATCGTGGGCGTGGGCAAGGCCGGGAATCCCGACATCCAGGCGGGTGTTACCGCGGGCATGATCGTGGGGGCCTCCACCGAGGTCATCGCGGGGGAGGGACGCATCGTCACGGCCGGCGGCATCGATTCACATATCCACTTCATCTGCCCGCAGCTCGTCGACGAGGCCCTCTCGGCGGGACTGACCACGCTCATCGGCGGGGGCACCGGCCCCGCCACCGGCACCAATGCCACGACCTGCTCGGCGGGCGCGTGGAACATCCACCGCATGCTCGAGGCCTCGGATGGTCTGCCCATCAATCTGGGTTTTCTGGGGAAAGGCAACGCTTCCCGACTGGATCCCTTGCGCGAGCAGGTGGCCGCCGGCGCCATCGGCCTCAAGCTCCACGAGGACTGGGGGACGACCCCGGCGGCCATCGACGCCTGCCTGTCCGTCGCCGAGGAGATGGACGTGCAGGTCGCCATCCACACGGACACTCTCAACGAGGCGGGCTTCGTCGAGGACTCGATCAAGGCGTTCAAGAACCGGACCATCCACACCTATCACACCGAGGGCGCGGGCGGCGGCCATGCCCCCGACATCATTCGCGTCTGCGGCGAGCCGAACTGCCTGCCCTCCTCCACGAATCCCACCATGCCGTTCACCGTCAACACCATGGACGAGCATCTCGACATGCTCATGGTCTGCCATCACCTGAACCCGAAGATTCCCGAGGACCTGGCCTTTGCCGAGTCGCGCATCCGTGCCGAGACGATCGCGGCGGAGGACGTGCTCCACGACCTGGGCGCCATCAGCATGCTCTCGTCGGACTCCCAAGCCATGGGCCGCATCGCGGAAGTCATCACGCGCACCTGGCAGACGGCGGACAAGATGAAGCGCCAGCGCGGCGCTCTCCCGGGCGACGGGCGGAACGACAATGCGCGCGCCAAGCGGTACGTGGCCAAGTACACGATCAATCCCGCCATCTCCCACGGGATCTCGCACGAGGTCGGCTCGATCGAGGCGGGCAAGCTCGCCGATCTCGTGATCTGGAAGCCCGCCTTTTTCGGGGTGAAGCCGGAGCTCGTGCTGAAGAGCGGCCTCATCGTCACTGCGGCCATGGGCGACCCCAATGCCTCCATCCCCACTCCCCAGCCCGTCCGCTACCGGCCCATGTTCGCCTCCTACGGCGGGGCGGTGTACTCCACGTCGATGACCTTCGTGTCGAAGGCCGCGCTCGAGGACGGGGTGCCCACGCGCCTCGGCCTGCGCAAGATGATCTCCGCGGCGAGGGGCTGCCGCGGGCTGAGCAAGGCCGACATGGTCAACAATGCCTATTGCCCGCGCATCGAGGTGGATCCGGAGACCTACGAGGTGCGCGCCGACGGCGAGCTCCTGACCTGTGAGCCCGCGCGGGTGCTGCCCATGGCCCAGCGCTATTACCTCTTCTAG
- the ureG gene encoding urease accessory protein UreG yields MSADSRIPRPLRIGIGGPVGSGKTALVESLCLRLRDRYDMAVITNDIYTQEDAQFLIRRGALPSERVLGVETGGCPHTAIREDASVNLEAAHQILGRFPGLEMLFVESGGDNLAATFSPELVDATIYVIDVAEGDKIPRKGGPGITRSDLLVINKIDLAPYVGADLSVMERDSKRMRGDRPFVFTNLRDGTGADRVVDWIRRELLFEP; encoded by the coding sequence GTGAGCGCAGATTCCCGGATCCCGCGGCCGCTTCGCATAGGCATTGGCGGACCGGTGGGCTCGGGCAAGACGGCCCTGGTCGAGTCGCTCTGCCTTCGCCTGCGCGACCGCTACGACATGGCCGTGATCACCAATGACATTTACACTCAGGAGGACGCCCAGTTCCTCATCCGGCGCGGCGCCCTGCCGTCAGAGCGCGTGCTCGGCGTGGAGACGGGCGGCTGCCCGCACACGGCCATCCGGGAGGACGCCTCGGTCAACCTCGAGGCCGCGCACCAGATCCTCGGCCGCTTTCCCGGGCTCGAGATGCTCTTCGTGGAGAGCGGGGGCGATAACCTGGCCGCGACGTTCAGCCCGGAGCTCGTGGACGCGACCATCTACGTCATCGACGTGGCGGAAGGGGACAAGATCCCCCGCAAGGGCGGGCCCGGCATCACCCGCTCCGATCTGCTCGTCATCAACAAGATCGACCTGGCGCCCTATGTCGGCGCCGATCTCTCCGTGATGGAGCGGGACTCCAAGCGGATGAGGGGGGATCGTCCCTTTGTCTTCACCAATCTCCGCGATGGGACCGGCGCCGACCGCGTGGTGGACTGGATCCGTCGCGAGCTGCTCTTCGAGCCCTGA
- a CDS encoding urease subunit gamma, with the protein MHLTPREQDKLLIFTAAEVARRRRGRGLKLNYPEALALITAEVLEGIRDGRSVSDLMAFGITILNRGDVMDGVPEMLEEVQVEGTFPDGTKLVTIHHPIR; encoded by the coding sequence ATGCACCTGACCCCCCGAGAGCAGGACAAGCTGCTGATCTTCACCGCGGCGGAAGTCGCCCGCCGGCGGCGGGGGCGGGGGCTCAAGCTGAACTATCCAGAGGCCCTGGCCCTGATCACCGCCGAGGTCCTGGAGGGCATCCGCGATGGCCGGAGCGTCTCAGACCTCATGGCCTTCGGCATCACCATTCTCAATCGCGGCGATGTCATGGACGGCGTGCCCGAGATGCTCGAGGAGGTGCAGGTCGAGGGCACTTTCCCCGACGGCACCAAGCTCGTGACCATACATCACCCAATCCGATGA
- the ureB gene encoding urease subunit beta: protein MIPGEYILGEGDIVANEGRRTVQLTVANTADRPIQVGSHFHFFEANRALRFERGKAWGMRLNIPAGTAVRFEPGDEKIVTLVELAGAREVHGLNALADGKVDDARREAAVKKAAQAGFQGA from the coding sequence GTGATTCCGGGCGAATACATCCTGGGCGAGGGCGATATCGTCGCGAATGAAGGGCGCCGGACCGTCCAGCTGACGGTAGCCAATACGGCCGACCGGCCCATTCAGGTTGGTTCACACTTCCACTTCTTCGAGGCCAATCGCGCGCTCAGATTCGAACGAGGCAAGGCGTGGGGCATGAGGCTCAATATTCCCGCGGGCACCGCGGTGCGCTTCGAGCCCGGCGACGAGAAGATCGTGACTCTCGTCGAGCTGGCGGGGGCGCGAGAGGTCCATGGCTTGAACGCGCTCGCCGACGGCAAGGTGGATGACGCGCGGCGGGAAGCGGCGGTGAAGAAGGCCGCGCAAGCCGGATTCCAGGGAGCGTGA
- the urtE gene encoding urea ABC transporter ATP-binding subunit UrtE, giving the protein MLEIQGLDVAYGESQVLWDVSLQVPDAGVVCLMGRNGVGKTTLLKSIMGLLPTRAGRITFDGAELGGLRPEERAARGIGYVPQGREIFPNLSVAENLRVGLLGRPSSVDSARGAPGDYEGVFGLFPRLKQLLSRKGGVLSGGEQQQLAIARVLLARPKLLLMDEPTEGIQPNVILQIEDAIGRIKERGIAVLLVEQYLEFAWRLANSYAIMRKGAIVSRGSTAELRHDVVRQHLTV; this is encoded by the coding sequence ATGCTTGAGATTCAGGGCCTCGACGTCGCGTATGGCGAGAGCCAGGTGCTCTGGGACGTCTCGCTCCAGGTGCCGGACGCCGGCGTCGTCTGTCTCATGGGACGCAACGGCGTGGGCAAGACCACCCTGCTCAAATCGATCATGGGGCTCCTGCCCACGCGGGCGGGCCGCATCACGTTCGACGGCGCCGAACTGGGCGGCTTGCGCCCCGAAGAGCGCGCGGCCCGCGGCATCGGCTATGTCCCCCAGGGGCGCGAGATCTTCCCCAATCTGAGCGTGGCGGAGAACCTCCGGGTCGGCCTCCTCGGCCGCCCCTCGTCCGTGGACAGTGCTCGAGGCGCGCCCGGGGACTACGAGGGCGTTTTCGGTCTTTTCCCCCGGCTCAAGCAGCTCCTGTCCCGCAAGGGCGGCGTGCTCTCGGGCGGTGAGCAGCAGCAGCTGGCCATCGCGCGCGTGCTCCTGGCGCGCCCCAAGCTCCTCCTCATGGACGAACCGACCGAAGGCATACAGCCCAATGTCATCCTCCAGATCGAGGATGCCATCGGGCGCATCAAGGAGCGGGGCATCGCCGTCCTCCTCGTCGAGCAATATCTCGAGTTCGCCTGGCGGCTCGCCAACTCCTACGCCATCATGCGCAAGGGCGCCATCGTCTCGAGGGGCTCGACGGCGGAGCTGCGCCATGACGTGGTGAGACAGCACTTGACCGTCTGA
- a CDS encoding DUF4089 domain-containing protein, which yields MSAAPGPADVGQGEVRQYLEHVAPLLGLTIPPECREGVARNLAILLAAGALVRDFPVGDTETAPVFKP from the coding sequence ATGAGCGCGGCGCCCGGCCCGGCCGACGTGGGGCAGGGCGAGGTGCGTCAGTACCTCGAGCACGTCGCTCCGCTTCTCGGTCTGACCATCCCGCCGGAATGCCGTGAAGGGGTGGCGCGCAACCTGGCCATTCTCTTGGCCGCGGGGGCGCTGGTTCGCGATTTTCCGGTCGGGGACACGGAGACGGCCCCGGTATTCAAACCGTGA
- a CDS encoding urease accessory protein UreE, producing MLLITESHLHVDAAALAGKRRDTLCLTWEERRWTRKRVITTGGREVALALPTGSLLHPGDIVAVEAEWYLEIEGRPEPVLAVTPRDRNEAIRIAFDVGNRHFPVAIAGDDLLVPEDSAMTQLLTRLGVVWKRSAAVFTPLGAGHSHEHGHSPLDGHRHE from the coding sequence GTGCTGCTGATCACCGAGTCGCACCTGCACGTGGATGCGGCTGCCCTGGCGGGAAAGCGGCGCGATACGCTCTGCTTGACCTGGGAGGAGCGGCGATGGACGCGCAAGCGTGTGATCACGACCGGCGGGAGAGAGGTGGCCCTCGCGCTGCCCACGGGGAGCCTGCTCCATCCGGGGGACATCGTGGCCGTCGAGGCGGAGTGGTACCTCGAGATCGAGGGTAGACCCGAGCCCGTGCTCGCGGTGACGCCAAGAGATAGAAACGAGGCCATTCGCATCGCCTTCGATGTCGGCAACCGGCATTTCCCCGTCGCCATAGCCGGTGATGACCTCCTCGTGCCTGAGGACAGCGCCATGACGCAGCTCCTGACCCGACTCGGCGTGGTCTGGAAGCGCTCGGCGGCCGTCTTCACCCCCCTGGGTGCCGGCCACTCGCATGAACACGGTCACAGCCCGCTAGACGGCCATCGGCATGAGTGA
- the urtD gene encoding urea ABC transporter ATP-binding protein UrtD, producing MTMNASPGGSIIYLEDVTVEYDGFKALNGLNFFMDYKELRVVIGPNGAGKTTLLDVISGKVQPTAGRVIFGHSTDLAGRRENEIASLGVGRKFQTPSIFANLTVRENLELALARASKGVLATLRSRLTGEQQERVSLTLETIGLAAEADVRAGGLSHGQKQWLEIGMVMVQDAELLLVDEPVAGMTEEETEKTGRLLQGVAAERAVLVIEHDMEFVRSIARKVTVLHEGSILCEGPVEQVQKDDRVMEVYLGRSREADA from the coding sequence ATGACCATGAATGCCTCGCCAGGCGGCTCCATCATCTACCTCGAGGATGTCACCGTCGAGTACGACGGTTTCAAGGCCCTCAATGGGCTCAACTTCTTCATGGACTACAAGGAGCTGCGGGTCGTCATCGGGCCGAACGGGGCAGGCAAGACCACGCTGCTCGACGTCATCTCGGGCAAGGTCCAGCCCACGGCGGGTCGCGTGATCTTCGGCCACAGCACCGACCTCGCGGGCCGGCGCGAGAACGAGATCGCCTCGCTCGGCGTGGGGCGCAAGTTCCAGACGCCGTCCATCTTCGCCAACCTGACGGTGCGGGAGAACCTCGAGCTCGCGCTGGCCCGGGCCAGCAAGGGCGTGCTGGCGACGTTGCGATCGAGGCTGACGGGGGAGCAACAGGAGCGCGTGAGTCTCACGCTCGAGACGATTGGCCTCGCGGCCGAGGCCGATGTGCGGGCGGGGGGGCTGTCCCACGGACAGAAGCAATGGCTCGAGATCGGCATGGTCATGGTCCAGGACGCCGAGCTGCTTCTCGTCGACGAGCCCGTGGCCGGCATGACCGAGGAGGAGACCGAGAAGACCGGCCGCCTCCTCCAGGGAGTGGCCGCGGAGCGCGCGGTGCTGGTGATCGAGCACGACATGGAGTTCGTGCGCAGCATCGCGCGCAAGGTGACCGTGCTCCACGAGGGCAGCATCCTCTGCGAAGGGCCCGTGGAGCAGGTGCAGAAGGACGACAGGGTGATGGAGGTCTATCTCGGCCGGAGCCGCGAAGCCGATGCTTGA
- the urtC gene encoding urea ABC transporter permease subunit UrtC, with the protein MRTRERWAFLAVAALLVVVLPVLNALPAGSPLRVSDFTLNLFGKFLTYAILALGIDLIWGYAGVLSLGHGVFFGLGAYAMGMHLMLEIGAKGVYQNVLPDFMVWNRVTELPLFWKPFYSAWFTLLAVVLVPGLFAAVFGFLTFRSRIRGVYFSIITQALALCAWLTFNRNAMNLGGTNGLSGFKTMFGFPLNSPGTQRGLYIVTALFLCAAYLLCRWIVRSPAGKVLVAIRDSETRVLFCGYSPAAFKMFVFTVSAVLAGLAGALYVGQVGIITPARIGVLPSIEMIIWVAVGGRGTLIGPVVGAFGVNWLQSLLTTHYPDLWILVLGGMFVTVVLFFPDGVVGTAQKLMARFDRVKSPEHVPAASEPAKTVELTPR; encoded by the coding sequence ATGCGGACTCGTGAGCGCTGGGCCTTTCTCGCCGTGGCCGCCCTCCTCGTCGTGGTGCTGCCCGTCCTGAACGCGCTCCCCGCGGGCTCACCGCTCCGCGTCTCGGATTTCACCCTCAATCTCTTCGGCAAATTTCTGACCTATGCCATCCTCGCTCTCGGCATCGACCTCATCTGGGGCTACGCGGGCGTCCTCTCTCTCGGCCATGGCGTCTTCTTCGGCCTGGGCGCCTATGCCATGGGCATGCACCTCATGCTCGAGATCGGGGCCAAAGGCGTCTACCAGAACGTGCTCCCGGACTTCATGGTGTGGAACCGGGTGACGGAGCTTCCCCTCTTCTGGAAACCGTTCTACAGCGCGTGGTTCACGCTTCTCGCCGTGGTTCTCGTGCCCGGGCTCTTCGCCGCCGTGTTCGGGTTCCTCACCTTTCGAAGCCGCATCCGCGGCGTGTATTTTTCCATCATCACTCAGGCCCTTGCTCTCTGCGCCTGGCTCACCTTCAACCGCAATGCCATGAACCTCGGAGGAACCAACGGGCTCAGCGGCTTCAAGACGATGTTCGGCTTCCCTCTCAATTCGCCGGGCACCCAGCGCGGTCTCTACATCGTCACCGCGCTCTTTCTCTGCGCGGCCTATCTGCTCTGCCGGTGGATCGTGCGCTCCCCCGCCGGGAAGGTGCTGGTGGCCATCCGCGACAGCGAGACGCGCGTGCTCTTCTGCGGCTACTCGCCGGCCGCCTTCAAGATGTTCGTGTTCACGGTCTCGGCGGTGCTGGCCGGGTTGGCGGGGGCGCTCTACGTCGGGCAGGTCGGCATCATCACGCCCGCCCGCATCGGCGTCCTCCCCTCCATCGAGATGATCATCTGGGTCGCTGTGGGCGGGCGGGGGACTCTCATCGGGCCCGTGGTGGGGGCCTTCGGCGTCAACTGGCTCCAGAGCCTGTTGACCACGCACTACCCGGATCTCTGGATCCTCGTGCTGGGCGGGATGTTCGTGACCGTCGTCCTCTTCTTCCCGGACGGCGTGGTCGGCACCGCGCAAAAGCTGATGGCGCGCTTCGATCGCGTCAAGTCCCCCGAGCATGTGCCGGCGGCCAGCGAGCCGGCCAAGACGGTGGAGCTGACCCCCCGATGA